One Citrobacter amalonaticus genomic window carries:
- the purN gene encoding phosphoribosylglycinamide formyltransferase, whose product MMNIVVLISGNGSNLQAIIDACREKKINGTLRAVFSNKADAFGLERARKAAIPAHTLTADQFASREAFDRELILEIDAYAPDVVVLAGFMRILSPAFVAHYNGRLLNIHPSLLPKYPGLHTHRQALENGDEEHGTSVHFVTDELDGGPVILQSKVPVFEGDDEDEITARVQVQEHAIYPLVVSWFVDGRLKMQDNAAWLDGVRLPPQGYAADE is encoded by the coding sequence ATAATGAATATTGTGGTGCTTATTTCCGGTAACGGAAGCAATTTGCAGGCGATTATTGATGCCTGCAGAGAGAAGAAAATCAATGGCACCCTGCGGGCAGTATTCAGCAACAAGGCCGACGCGTTCGGCCTTGAGCGAGCCAGAAAAGCGGCAATCCCGGCCCATACGCTGACGGCGGACCAGTTTGCCAGCCGTGAAGCATTTGACCGCGAGCTGATCCTTGAGATCGACGCTTATGCGCCTGACGTGGTGGTGCTGGCCGGTTTTATGCGCATTCTGAGCCCGGCGTTCGTCGCGCACTACAACGGTCGACTGCTGAATATTCACCCTTCCCTGTTACCCAAATATCCCGGTTTGCACACCCACCGCCAGGCGCTGGAAAATGGCGATGAGGAACACGGCACCTCGGTCCACTTTGTGACTGACGAACTCGACGGCGGACCGGTCATTTTGCAGTCCAAAGTCCCGGTGTTTGAGGGCGATGACGAAGATGAAATCACCGCTCGCGTTCAGGTACAGGAACACGCCATTTACCCGCTGGTCGTCAGTTGGTTTGTGGACGGGCGGCTGAAAATGCAGGATAACGCCGCCTGGCTGGACGGTGTTCGCCTGCCGCCACAGGGCTACGCTGCCGACGAGTAA
- the purM gene encoding phosphoribosylformylglycinamidine cyclo-ligase, with amino-acid sequence MTDKTSLSYKDAGVDIDAGNALVDRIKGVVKKTRRPEVMGGLGGFGALCALPQKYREPVLVSGTDGVGTKLRLAMDLKRHDTIGIDLVAMCVNDLVVQGAEPLFFLDYYATGKLDVDTAASVIQGIAEGCLQSGCALVGGETAEMPGMYHGEDYDVAGFCVGVVEKSEIIDGSKVADGDVLIALGSSGPHSNGYSLVRKIVDVSGCDPETTDLEGKSLADHLLAPTRIYVKSILELIEKVDVHAIAHLTGGGFWENIPRVLPDNTQAVIDESSWQWPAVFNWLQSVGNVSQHEMYRTFNCGVGMVIALPAAEVDNALALLKAKGEEAWKLGVIKASDSAQRVVIE; translated from the coding sequence GTGACCGATAAAACCTCTCTTAGCTACAAAGATGCCGGTGTTGATATTGACGCGGGTAATGCTCTGGTGGATCGAATCAAAGGCGTAGTGAAGAAAACTCGCCGCCCGGAAGTGATGGGTGGTTTGGGTGGCTTCGGTGCGCTGTGCGCATTGCCGCAAAAATATCGTGAACCCGTGCTGGTTTCCGGTACTGATGGCGTCGGGACAAAACTGCGTCTGGCGATGGATCTGAAACGTCACGATACCATCGGCATCGATCTCGTGGCGATGTGTGTCAACGACCTGGTGGTTCAGGGTGCTGAGCCGTTGTTTTTCCTCGACTACTACGCCACTGGCAAACTGGATGTGGATACCGCAGCCAGCGTGATTCAGGGGATCGCCGAAGGCTGTCTGCAGTCTGGCTGCGCGCTGGTCGGCGGGGAAACCGCTGAAATGCCGGGGATGTACCACGGTGAAGATTATGACGTCGCTGGTTTCTGCGTCGGTGTGGTAGAAAAATCAGAAATCATTGACGGTTCCAAAGTGGCCGATGGCGATGTGCTGATTGCACTGGGTTCCAGCGGTCCGCACTCCAACGGTTACTCACTGGTACGTAAAATTGTCGACGTCAGCGGCTGCGATCCAGAAACGACGGATCTGGAAGGCAAATCGTTGGCCGACCACCTGCTGGCGCCAACCCGTATCTACGTGAAATCGATTCTGGAACTGATCGAGAAGGTTGATGTGCACGCTATCGCGCACCTGACCGGCGGCGGCTTCTGGGAAAACATTCCGCGCGTGCTGCCGGACAACACGCAGGCGGTGATCGATGAATCCTCCTGGCAGTGGCCAGCCGTCTTCAACTGGCTGCAGAGCGTCGGTAACGTCAGCCAGCATGAAATGTACCGTACCTTTAACTGCGGCGTCGGCATGGTCATTGCCCTGCCGGCGGCGGAAGTGGACAACGCCCTTGCCCTGCTGAAGGCAAAAGGCGAAGAAGCCTGGAAGCTCGGTGTCATCAAGGCTTCCGATTCCGCGCAGCGCGTGGTTATTGAATAA